In uncultured Bacteroides sp., one genomic interval encodes:
- the glf gene encoding UDP-galactopyranose mutase — protein MDIKYDYLIVGTGLFASVFAYYAKKMGKKCLMIDKRSHLGGNIYCEDVDSINVHKYGAHIFHTSNKEIWQFVNSFVEFNRFTNSPLANYKDVLYNLPFNMNTFSRLWGVKSPQQAKEKLEEQRERYAHIETPSNLEEQALKLCGDDIYYAFIKEYTEKQWGRSAKELPAFIIKRIPFRFTYDNNYFNDDYQGIPKGGYNKLINGLLDGVEVKLNTNYFDHKAELDKLADTVLFTGRIDELFNYEFGVLEYRSLSFEHEQLAIEDFQGNAVVNYNERSVPYTRIIEHKHFEYGNQPFTIITREYPSEFSGNNEPYYPVNDDKNMQIYSKYQEKADLNGKLLLGGRLAQYAYFDMDDTVEAALRLVKKELNNL, from the coding sequence TCTCATTTAGGTGGTAATATCTATTGTGAGGATGTAGATTCTATTAATGTTCATAAGTATGGAGCACATATATTTCATACAAGCAATAAGGAAATATGGCAGTTTGTTAATTCATTTGTAGAATTCAATCGGTTTACCAACTCTCCGTTGGCAAATTATAAAGATGTGCTTTATAATCTGCCTTTTAATATGAATACGTTTAGCAGGCTTTGGGGCGTAAAATCACCACAACAGGCAAAAGAAAAGCTTGAAGAGCAAAGAGAACGTTATGCACATATTGAAACACCTTCAAATCTGGAAGAACAGGCATTAAAGCTTTGCGGTGATGATATTTATTATGCTTTCATAAAGGAGTATACAGAAAAGCAGTGGGGGCGTTCAGCTAAAGAACTTCCTGCATTTATTATCAAGCGGATTCCTTTCCGCTTTACCTATGATAATAATTACTTTAATGATGACTATCAGGGTATTCCCAAAGGTGGATATAACAAATTGATAAATGGTTTGCTGGATGGTGTTGAAGTAAAGCTGAATACCAATTACTTTGATCATAAAGCCGAACTTGATAAGTTAGCAGATACAGTCCTTTTTACGGGAAGAATAGACGAATTGTTTAATTATGAATTTGGTGTTTTAGAGTATAGAAGCTTGTCTTTCGAACATGAACAGCTCGCTATTGAAGACTTTCAAGGAAATGCAGTTGTTAATTACAATGAGCGAAGTGTTCCATATACAAGGATTATAGAACATAAACATTTTGAATATGGAAATCAGCCCTTTACTATTATAACCCGCGAGTATCCGAGCGAATTCTCTGGTAACAACGAGCCTTATTATCCTGTTAACGATGATAAGAATATGCAGATATATTCAAAATATCAAGAAAAAGCAGACTTAAATGGAAAACTTTTGCTGGGTGGCCGATTGGCTCAATATGCATATTTCGACATGGATGATACTGTAGAAGCGGCATTGAGGCTAGTAAAAAAAGAATTGAATAATCTCTAA
- a CDS encoding galactofuranosyltransferase: MKKYYLSKNYVNLNTAGSKAKTDVEAILGKNKFINIGLKQTRYTNKVLGFVLTFLGVLKACILISKGDWLVLQYPLKKYYSFICKVVHLRGGKVTTLIHDLGTFRRGKLNASEEIARLNNSDYIIALNENMKGWLKEHGSTSSIGCLVIWDYLSDKTPQKVLQVASPFSIVYAGGLSYKKNAFLYKLGEYVKTYRFVLYGSGFNEELLGGNQNFAYKGFVPSDELISTAEGHFGLVWDGDSIDTCNGAFGDYLQYNNPHKTSLYIRCQLPVIIWKKAALANFVEENNIGICINSLIELDQILSSLTAEQYQVMKNNVIKMSDKLAKGYFITKAIEESERVLF, encoded by the coding sequence ATGAAAAAATATTATCTCTCAAAGAACTATGTAAATCTAAATACTGCAGGAAGTAAGGCTAAGACAGATGTTGAGGCTATATTGGGAAAAAATAAATTTATTAATATTGGACTTAAACAGACCAGATATACTAATAAAGTGCTTGGATTTGTGTTAACCTTTTTGGGTGTACTAAAAGCATGTATTTTAATTTCTAAAGGAGATTGGTTGGTTCTTCAATACCCATTAAAGAAATACTATTCATTTATTTGTAAAGTTGTTCATTTACGTGGTGGCAAAGTCACTACTTTAATTCATGATCTTGGTACTTTTCGCAGAGGAAAGCTTAATGCCTCTGAAGAAATAGCTCGTTTGAATAATTCAGATTATATAATAGCTCTTAATGAGAATATGAAAGGCTGGTTGAAAGAGCACGGAAGTACTTCTTCTATTGGATGTTTAGTGATTTGGGATTATCTATCTGACAAAACCCCTCAAAAAGTATTGCAAGTTGCTTCACCATTTAGTATAGTATATGCAGGCGGACTGAGTTATAAGAAAAATGCATTTTTATATAAGCTTGGAGAATATGTAAAGACATACCGTTTTGTTCTGTATGGATCCGGTTTTAATGAAGAACTTCTTGGAGGAAATCAGAACTTTGCATATAAAGGCTTTGTTCCATCCGATGAACTGATCTCAACTGCAGAAGGACATTTTGGTCTGGTTTGGGATGGAGATTCTATCGATACCTGCAACGGTGCTTTCGGAGATTATTTGCAATATAATAATCCTCATAAAACATCCCTTTATATTCGTTGTCAGTTGCCTGTTATAATCTGGAAGAAAGCAGCTCTGGCAAATTTTGTTGAGGAAAATAATATAGGTATCTGCATAAATTCACTAATAGAACTTGATCAGATTCTTTCATCATTAACTGCAGAACAGTATCAGGTGATGAAGAATAATGTGATAAAAATGAGTGATAAGCTAGCTAAAGGATATTTTATCACCAAGGCAATTGAAGAATCAGAACGAGTATTGTTTTAG
- a CDS encoding ribonuclease H family protein has product MAKQKYYVVWEGVTPGIYTSWNECQLQIKGFVGAKYKSFNTKEEADQAYSSSPYAYMGKKTKSTTKRALPASVIEEGLAVDAACSGNPGAMEYRGVYLKTREEIFHFGPMKGTNNIGEFLALAHGLALLSKKNLTMPIYSDSANAISWIKQKKCKTKLPRTAETEELFQIIERAENWLKNNKFSNRIIKWETKEWGEIPADFGRK; this is encoded by the coding sequence ATGGCAAAACAGAAATATTATGTGGTTTGGGAAGGTGTTACACCAGGAATTTATACTTCCTGGAACGAATGTCAGCTTCAGATAAAGGGATTTGTAGGCGCAAAGTATAAGTCTTTCAATACAAAAGAAGAGGCCGATCAGGCTTACTCTTCCTCACCATATGCTTATATGGGGAAGAAAACGAAATCAACAACTAAAAGAGCTCTCCCTGCAAGTGTTATTGAAGAAGGCCTGGCTGTTGACGCTGCTTGCAGTGGCAACCCGGGAGCGATGGAATATAGAGGGGTCTACTTAAAAACAAGAGAAGAGATTTTCCATTTCGGGCCCATGAAAGGGACTAATAATATCGGTGAGTTTCTGGCTTTGGCTCATGGATTGGCTCTGCTTAGCAAAAAGAATCTCACAATGCCTATCTACAGCGATAGTGCAAATGCTATCAGTTGGATTAAACAAAAGAAATGCAAAACCAAACTGCCACGTACTGCTGAAACCGAAGAGTTATTTCAGATTATAGAACGGGCAGAGAACTGGCTAAAGAATAATAAGTTCTCTAACCGGATTATCAAATGGGAAACCAAAGAATGGGGTGAGATTCCTGCCGATTTCGGCAGGAAATAG
- a CDS encoding acyltransferase family protein, translating to MDKKIILLRALAIIFILLHHTLCIYQKWPPELSITPINNNLYSFFSSLFKGIGLTVFTLISGYLLSMQIRNSHYNSFLSFIFKKVKRILLPCLFAGIIYYIIFPQYSLLGDPFNGSHLWYFIMIFMCFMLYPIFNRFDDPFVLLLYIIIIALVSRVIYYLSGESIHFRHFLEFYKYVIIFHAGYILNSTKLDKLKKKVMYLIAIFIFLLVAAKPAAVSYLVCTLLLFHYADFILMYIEKSKYGKIIYSVVSSHSFNIYIIHQFIINYLVCKFTYSHNNSFYMLPLSFIFILLFSISLSLLWSKIKLAVSSAIHIKRNV from the coding sequence ATGGATAAAAAAATAATTTTGCTTCGAGCTTTGGCTATCATATTTATATTGCTCCATCATACTTTATGTATATATCAAAAGTGGCCACCCGAATTGAGTATCACTCCAATAAATAATAATTTATATAGTTTCTTTAGTAGTCTTTTTAAAGGAATAGGACTAACAGTTTTTACACTTATTTCAGGATACTTGCTTTCAATGCAAATACGAAATAGTCACTATAATAGTTTTCTTTCGTTTATCTTCAAGAAGGTAAAAAGAATATTATTACCATGTTTATTTGCTGGAATTATATACTATATAATTTTCCCGCAATACTCTTTATTGGGAGATCCATTTAATGGCTCACACTTATGGTACTTTATAATGATATTTATGTGCTTTATGTTATATCCTATATTTAATAGATTCGATGATCCTTTTGTGTTATTATTATACATAATAATAATAGCTCTTGTTTCAAGAGTAATATATTACTTATCAGGGGAATCAATACACTTCAGACATTTTTTAGAATTTTATAAATATGTGATTATATTCCATGCTGGTTATATTTTAAATTCTACTAAATTAGATAAACTAAAAAAGAAAGTCATGTATTTAATTGCAATTTTCATATTCTTATTGGTTGCAGCTAAACCTGCTGCCGTTTCTTATTTAGTATGTACATTACTTCTATTTCATTATGCCGATTTTATTTTAATGTATATAGAAAAAAGCAAATATGGAAAAATAATTTATTCAGTAGTTTCTTCGCATTCATTTAATATATATATTATCCATCAATTTATAATCAATTATCTTGTTTGTAAGTTTACTTATTCTCATAATAATAGTTTTTACATGTTGCCTCTATCTTTTATTTTTATATTATTATTTTCTATATCTCTTAGTTTACTATGGAGTAAAATTAAATTAGCTGTATCTTCAGCCATTCATATAAAAAGAAATGTGTAA
- a CDS encoding isochorismate synthase, which yields MIGIEALIKQNKSFVIYRVPEEEPVLILRSAGPSFSLNEMDELDGKRGFVFAPFRISDSSPLILMQPDVFIKGWKDINSYLSMEQCAEDVLSEEDTKDCLQVDNYDSYSRAFSSFITSLREKRFEKLVLSRTSVQPKNSSFSFEKALLNACERYADAFVYLYHTPQTGTWLGSTPEILLSGKDEQWNTVALAGTLPFHRAVLPNAWSDKNVREQQLVVDYVRNQLTAFGITPEENGPFTVRAGELAHLKSEFSFALPDKGRLGSLLGLLHPTPAVCGLPKEEAYRFILENEGYNRRYYSGFLGWINPDGKTDLYVNLRCMEIGASCLTLYAGGGLLSHSEMELEWKETEAKLQTMLAIIK from the coding sequence ATGATAGGAATTGAAGCACTTATCAAACAGAATAAAAGCTTTGTTATTTACAGGGTTCCGGAAGAGGAACCTGTTTTAATTCTTCGGTCGGCTGGTCCCTCTTTTTCTTTAAATGAAATGGATGAACTGGACGGCAAGAGGGGATTTGTCTTTGCTCCGTTCCGGATTTCAGACTCGTCTCCGCTTATACTGATGCAACCGGATGTTTTCATAAAAGGATGGAAGGATATAAATAGTTATCTATCGATGGAGCAATGTGCAGAGGACGTCTTGTCTGAAGAAGATACAAAAGATTGTCTGCAAGTGGATAATTATGATTCTTATTCACGGGCTTTCTCTTCGTTTATAACTTCGCTCAGAGAAAAAAGATTTGAAAAACTGGTGTTGTCGCGTACTTCAGTGCAGCCTAAGAACTCTTCTTTTTCTTTTGAAAAGGCTCTGCTCAATGCGTGTGAACGATATGCCGACGCATTTGTTTATCTATATCATACCCCTCAAACGGGAACCTGGCTGGGTAGCACGCCCGAGATTCTGCTTTCCGGAAAGGATGAGCAATGGAATACGGTAGCTCTTGCAGGAACTTTGCCTTTTCATCGGGCTGTTTTGCCGAATGCCTGGAGTGATAAAAATGTCCGTGAGCAACAATTGGTTGTAGATTATGTTCGGAATCAGTTGACTGCCTTTGGTATAACTCCTGAAGAAAATGGTCCGTTTACGGTTCGTGCCGGTGAATTGGCACATCTCAAGAGTGAATTCTCTTTTGCATTACCGGATAAAGGTCGTTTAGGTAGTTTGCTCGGTTTGTTGCATCCCACACCAGCAGTTTGCGGACTCCCCAAAGAGGAGGCGTACCGTTTTATATTGGAGAATGAAGGGTATAACCGTCGTTACTATTCCGGTTTTTTAGGATGGATTAATCCCGATGGAAAGACGGATTTGTATGTAAATTTGCGTTGCATGGAGATTGGCGCTTCTTGTCTTACTCTATATGCCGGAGGGGGATTGTTATCTCATTCGGAGATGGAGCTGGAATGGAAAGAGACGGAGGCAAAACTTCAGACCATGTTGGCGATAATTAAATAA
- the menD gene encoding 2-succinyl-5-enolpyruvyl-6-hydroxy-3-cyclohexene-1-carboxylic-acid synthase: MYSNKKNVLQLAALLREYGIDHVVVSPGSRIAPLTQTFSQHPAFKCFAVVDERSAAFFALGLIQKLNRPVAVCCTSGTALLNFGSAVAEAFYQQLSLLVISADRPAAWIGQMDGQTLPQPGVFNTLVKKSVQLPEPVTEEDEWYCNRLINEALLELNHHGKGPVQINVPLSEPLFEFTTEELPQVRAIRYSGGYPKSLENSEYFRNQWAKSSKRMIIVGQLLPDEKVRKAIEEIAKKWDCVILAEHISNVSSCPVIGNFDQIIYALPEEKWDEFTPDLLIYFGGHIVSKRIKKFLRKQRPAQHWHVSLDGTVPDLFQSLTDVIEMDETFFSLLGSPDEPEIASYSLLWKNKSDELKSKRNAFTATMPYSDLLVLNNLLPLLPEKAALQLGNSSSIRNAQLFDLNADISVYCNRGTSGIDGSMSTAVGFAAVHPDLTFLVIGDLSFFYDVNGLWNKHINKNLRIMLVNNGGGEIFHLLPGLNKAESLDEHISYRHNTVAKEWAQAMGFSYLSAENETELKKNIITFVSSTSEKPILLETITSMEVNAEVFKAYYHNLK, translated from the coding sequence ATGTATTCGAATAAGAAAAATGTTCTTCAGTTGGCTGCGCTGTTGCGCGAATATGGCATCGATCACGTGGTGGTTTCTCCCGGATCACGCATAGCTCCCCTTACTCAGACGTTTTCCCAGCATCCTGCATTCAAATGCTTCGCGGTGGTGGATGAACGGAGTGCTGCTTTCTTTGCATTAGGTCTTATTCAGAAACTTAATCGTCCGGTAGCTGTGTGCTGTACCTCGGGTACTGCTTTACTAAACTTTGGATCGGCTGTGGCTGAGGCTTTTTATCAACAGTTGTCGCTACTTGTTATCTCTGCCGACCGTCCTGCTGCATGGATAGGACAGATGGACGGACAAACACTTCCTCAACCGGGGGTGTTTAATACATTGGTAAAGAAGTCCGTTCAACTTCCCGAACCTGTTACCGAGGAGGATGAATGGTATTGCAACCGCCTGATTAACGAGGCTTTGCTGGAACTGAACCATCACGGTAAGGGTCCGGTACAGATAAATGTTCCGCTTTCTGAACCTCTTTTTGAATTTACTACCGAAGAACTTCCGCAGGTAAGAGCGATACGATACTCGGGTGGTTATCCCAAATCTCTCGAAAATAGCGAATATTTCCGCAATCAATGGGCAAAGAGCAGCAAACGAATGATTATTGTTGGTCAGCTTTTACCCGATGAAAAGGTGAGAAAAGCCATTGAAGAGATTGCTAAGAAATGGGATTGTGTGATTTTGGCAGAACATATATCAAATGTTTCTTCCTGCCCAGTAATTGGCAATTTCGATCAGATAATATATGCTCTTCCCGAAGAAAAATGGGATGAGTTTACCCCCGATTTATTGATTTACTTTGGTGGACATATAGTTTCCAAACGAATAAAGAAATTCCTCAGAAAGCAACGCCCGGCTCAGCACTGGCATGTTTCTCTGGATGGTACCGTTCCCGATCTTTTTCAATCGCTGACGGACGTGATTGAAATGGATGAAACGTTTTTCTCTCTGCTTGGTTCTCCTGATGAACCAGAGATTGCTTCTTACAGTCTACTCTGGAAGAATAAATCGGATGAACTGAAAAGTAAAAGAAATGCGTTTACGGCAACTATGCCTTACTCTGATTTGTTAGTGCTAAATAATCTTTTGCCTCTTTTACCGGAAAAGGCTGCTTTGCAATTGGGTAACAGTTCTTCTATCCGAAACGCTCAGCTTTTTGATTTGAATGCAGATATCTCGGTTTATTGCAACAGGGGAACGAGTGGTATAGATGGCTCAATGTCTACGGCTGTAGGATTTGCTGCAGTTCATCCCGATCTTACGTTTCTGGTAATTGGCGATCTCAGCTTCTTTTATGACGTAAATGGGCTGTGGAATAAGCATATAAACAAGAACTTACGTATTATGCTGGTAAATAATGGAGGAGGAGAGATCTTCCACTTACTACCCGGATTAAATAAGGCTGAATCATTAGACGAGCATATCTCTTACAGGCACAATACTGTTGCCAAAGAGTGGGCTCAGGCCATGGGATTTTCTTATCTTTCGGCTGAAAATGAAACAGAATTGAAGAAGAATATTATTACTTTTGTGAGCAGCACCTCTGAAAAGCCAATATTATTGGAGACAATAACGTCAATGGAGGTGAATGCCGAAGTATTTAAAGCATATTATCACAATCTAAAATAG
- the menB gene encoding 1,4-dihydroxy-2-naphthoyl-CoA synthase has translation MEERKWETIKEYEDILFEFYNGIAKITINRPRYRNAFTPTTTGEMSNALTICRECADISVVVITGAGDKAFCSGGDQNVKGKGGYIGKDGVPRLSVLDVQKQIRSIPKPVIAMVNGYAIGGGHVLQVVCDLSIASENAIFGQTGPRVGSFDAGFGASYLARCVGQKKAREIWFLCRQYNAEEALQMGLVNKVVPLDKLEDEVVEWAETMMMHSPLALRMIKAGLNAELDGQSGIQELAGDATLLYYLTEEAQEGKNAFLEKRKPDFKQFPKFP, from the coding sequence ATGGAAGAAAGAAAATGGGAAACCATAAAGGAATACGAAGATATCCTTTTTGAGTTTTATAATGGAATTGCAAAGATAACAATCAACCGTCCTCGTTATAGAAATGCGTTTACTCCTACAACAACTGGAGAAATGAGTAATGCACTTACAATCTGCCGCGAATGTGCCGACATTAGTGTGGTTGTTATCACTGGTGCCGGAGATAAGGCATTTTGTTCGGGAGGCGACCAGAATGTAAAAGGTAAAGGTGGGTATATTGGCAAAGACGGGGTACCTCGTTTGAGCGTGCTTGATGTACAAAAACAGATCCGTTCAATTCCTAAACCTGTTATTGCAATGGTGAATGGTTATGCCATTGGTGGCGGTCACGTGCTTCAGGTGGTATGCGACCTTTCTATTGCTTCCGAGAATGCAATTTTCGGTCAGACCGGTCCTCGTGTGGGCAGTTTCGATGCCGGATTTGGTGCTTCTTATCTGGCTCGTTGTGTAGGACAGAAGAAGGCTCGAGAGATTTGGTTCCTTTGCCGTCAGTACAATGCTGAAGAAGCATTACAAATGGGATTAGTAAACAAAGTTGTTCCTTTGGATAAGCTGGAAGATGAAGTGGTGGAATGGGCAGAAACAATGATGATGCACAGCCCATTGGCTTTACGAATGATTAAGGCCGGATTGAATGCCGAACTTGATGGTCAGAGTGGAATTCAGGAATTGGCTGGTGACGCCACTCTTTTGTATTATCTTACAGAAGAAGCTCAGGAAGGTAAAAATGCGTTCCTTGAAAAACGTAAACCTGACTTTAAACAATTTCCAAAATTTCCTTAG
- a CDS encoding o-succinylbenzoate synthase — translation MTFKITIRPSILHFKQPAGTSRGVYNTRKVWYVGITSVEEPQRIGLGECAPLPNLSCDDLPDYENILSEACKQLEQTGVIDKEALRPYPSILFGLETALLHFQANSFALWDTPFSRGESGIPINGLIWMGDYAHMFRQIEKKMELGFRCIKLKIGAINFEEELSLLRHIRKHFTAREVELRVDANGAFSPEDAMNKLNRLAELDIHSIEQPIRAGQIDEMARLVKESPIPIALDEELIGVTSLKSKAELLDKINPQYIILKPSLHGGICGSTEWIDEAVKRNIGWWVTSALESNIGLNAIAQWCATLNNTLPQGLGTGMLFTDNVEMPLVIREDKLWYGRK, via the coding sequence ATGACGTTTAAAATAACCATACGTCCTTCAATATTACACTTTAAACAGCCTGCCGGAACTTCCCGCGGAGTGTATAATACCCGTAAAGTGTGGTATGTTGGCATTACTTCTGTTGAAGAACCACAAAGAATAGGTCTGGGAGAGTGTGCACCTCTGCCAAACCTAAGTTGTGATGATCTTCCCGATTATGAGAATATTCTCAGTGAAGCCTGCAAGCAATTGGAACAAACAGGAGTGATCGATAAAGAGGCGTTACGCCCTTATCCGTCCATTCTCTTTGGATTGGAAACAGCTCTGTTACATTTTCAGGCAAACAGTTTTGCGCTTTGGGATACACCGTTTTCTCGTGGGGAAAGTGGTATTCCTATCAACGGACTTATCTGGATGGGGGATTATGCACACATGTTCCGCCAGATTGAGAAGAAGATGGAACTGGGTTTCCGTTGTATCAAACTAAAGATTGGTGCTATTAATTTTGAAGAGGAACTCTCTTTGCTGCGACATATTAGAAAACACTTTACTGCCAGAGAAGTAGAATTGAGAGTGGATGCAAATGGAGCTTTCTCTCCGGAAGATGCCATGAATAAGCTCAACCGACTAGCTGAACTGGATATTCATTCCATAGAACAACCAATTCGTGCCGGACAAATTGATGAGATGGCCAGGCTCGTTAAAGAATCACCCATACCTATTGCTCTTGATGAAGAGCTTATCGGGGTAACCTCATTAAAAAGCAAAGCTGAGCTTTTAGATAAAATAAATCCGCAATATATAATACTCAAACCGTCTCTTCACGGGGGAATCTGTGGCTCCACTGAATGGATTGATGAGGCTGTAAAGAGAAATATCGGGTGGTGGGTTACTTCTGCTTTGGAATCAAATATAGGCCTGAATGCCATAGCTCAATGGTGTGCTACGCTTAATAATACTCTTCCTCAGGGACTGGGCACTGGCATGCTATTTACGGATAATGTAGAAATGCCTTTGGTTATCCGTGAAGATAAACTTTGGTATGGAAGAAAATAA
- a CDS encoding AMP-binding protein — protein sequence MEENKLQYFEFDISKQVLTLDGVTYSSTEALDFLKGKSEYDGLYSFLLEWFDGKTEIKVQTSGSTGKPKELLVCKEQMMQSARLTCEFLHLKKGNSALINMSLGYIAGKMMAVRALIAGLDIHYIPPCGHPLENVRKPFRFLSMVPLQVFNSLQVSEEKKILEESDILIIGGGALDTNLEEELKKLPVEIYCTYGMTETLSHIALRRINGSQSSNSYYPFSSVDLSLSEDGTLVINAPLVSDVVLQTNDIAEINPDGSFNIIGRKDNTINSGGVKIQIEQVEEKLKALIHAPFAVTSKSDSKFGEIVVLLVAAPVNDEILKMEMSKVLTSYQVPKKIFAVDSIPLTESGKICRAKVKEIASTLS from the coding sequence ATGGAAGAAAATAAGTTGCAGTACTTTGAATTTGATATAAGTAAACAAGTCCTGACTTTAGACGGTGTAACTTATTCATCAACCGAGGCTTTGGACTTCCTGAAAGGAAAGAGTGAGTATGATGGTTTATATTCCTTTTTACTTGAATGGTTTGATGGCAAGACTGAAATAAAGGTTCAGACTTCCGGTTCTACAGGCAAGCCGAAAGAATTGCTTGTATGCAAGGAACAGATGATGCAAAGCGCACGATTAACCTGCGAATTTCTTCATTTAAAGAAAGGAAACTCAGCTTTAATTAATATGTCTTTGGGGTACATTGCCGGAAAAATGATGGCAGTTCGTGCTTTGATTGCCGGACTTGATATTCATTATATTCCTCCTTGCGGTCACCCATTGGAAAATGTAAGAAAGCCTTTTCGATTTTTATCGATGGTGCCTTTGCAGGTCTTTAATAGTCTGCAAGTATCCGAAGAAAAAAAGATTCTCGAGGAATCTGATATCCTGATTATTGGTGGTGGGGCACTTGATACGAATTTAGAAGAAGAACTGAAAAAGCTTCCCGTCGAGATTTACTGTACCTATGGAATGACTGAAACACTCTCTCATATAGCATTGAGAAGAATCAATGGTTCTCAGTCATCCAACAGTTATTATCCTTTTTCCTCAGTAGACCTTTCTCTCTCAGAAGATGGTACGCTTGTAATCAACGCACCTCTGGTCAGTGATGTTGTATTGCAGACAAATGATATAGCAGAGATAAATCCCGATGGTAGTTTCAATATTATAGGTCGTAAAGACAATACAATAAATAGTGGAGGGGTAAAGATACAGATTGAGCAGGTGGAAGAGAAGCTTAAAGCACTTATTCACGCACCTTTTGCTGTAACTTCGAAGAGTGATTCAAAGTTTGGTGAAATTGTAGTTTTACTTGTTGCTGCTCCCGTTAATGATGAAATCCTTAAAATGGAGATGAGTAAAGTGCTGACTTCCTATCAGGTTCCTAAAAAGATCTTTGCTGTCGATTCAATACCTTTAACTGAAAGCGGTAAGATCTGCAGAGCGAAAGTGAAAGAGATAGCTTCGACCTTAAGTTAA
- a CDS encoding L-serine ammonia-lyase, iron-sulfur-dependent, subunit alpha translates to MTEFETKQIISLVKREVVPAIGCTEPIAVALCVAKAVETLKAKPTHIDVYLSANILKNAMGVGIPGTGMIGLPIAVALGALIGKSAYGLEVLKDVTPAAVERGKQLINAKSIQISLKENIAEKLYIEVICRTDKSCATAIISGGHTNFVYIAKDEQILLEVKTNSSEESENATPALTLRKVYDFAMTTPIDDLRFILDSAHLNKMAAQCAFKEDYGHGLGKILKQGKEQKIIGDNVFSKIVSYTSAACDARMAGAMIPVMSNSGSGNQGIAATLPVVVYAENNGNSEEELIRALMLSHLTVIYIKQSLGRLSALCGCVIAATGSSCGITHLMGGNYTNVSYAVKNMIANLTGMICDGAKPSCALKVTSGVSTAVFSAMMAMEEKCVSSVEGIIEDDVDKSIQNLTLIGSKGMNETDRYILDIMTHKC, encoded by the coding sequence ATAACTGAATTTGAGACAAAACAGATTATTTCCCTGGTAAAGCGCGAGGTTGTTCCGGCAATAGGTTGTACAGAACCTATTGCCGTAGCCTTGTGTGTAGCTAAAGCTGTGGAAACGCTAAAAGCAAAACCAACTCACATTGACGTATATTTAAGTGCCAATATCCTAAAGAATGCCATGGGAGTAGGCATTCCCGGAACAGGAATGATAGGTTTGCCTATAGCGGTAGCATTAGGAGCGCTTATTGGAAAATCAGCCTACGGGCTGGAGGTTCTCAAAGATGTAACTCCAGCAGCTGTAGAACGGGGAAAGCAACTAATCAATGCGAAGAGTATTCAGATTTCTCTAAAAGAAAACATTGCAGAGAAGCTATATATAGAGGTAATATGCAGAACTGATAAAAGCTGTGCAACAGCAATCATATCAGGTGGGCATACAAACTTTGTATATATTGCTAAAGACGAACAAATTCTTCTTGAAGTCAAGACAAATTCTTCGGAAGAAAGTGAAAATGCAACTCCGGCTCTTACACTTCGTAAGGTTTACGATTTTGCAATGACAACCCCTATTGACGATCTTAGATTCATTTTAGACTCCGCTCATTTGAATAAAATGGCAGCACAATGTGCATTCAAAGAGGATTACGGACACGGTTTGGGGAAGATATTAAAACAAGGAAAAGAACAAAAGATTATCGGAGACAATGTTTTTTCAAAAATTGTATCATACACTTCTGCTGCTTGTGATGCACGTATGGCTGGTGCAATGATTCCGGTAATGAGTAATTCCGGCAGTGGAAATCAAGGTATTGCTGCAACACTTCCCGTGGTTGTTTATGCTGAAAACAATGGTAACTCTGAAGAAGAACTGATACGCGCACTGATGTTAAGTCATCTCACAGTAATTTACATCAAGCAAAGTCTAGGCAGACTGTCTGCTTTATGTGGTTGTGTCATAGCTGCCACTGGTTCCAGTTGCGGTATTACTCACTTAATGGGAGGAAACTATACCAATGTTTCCTATGCCGTAAAAAACATGATTGCTAACCTTACAGGGATGATTTGTGATGGAGCCAAACCTAGCTGTGCCTTAAAAGTGACAAGTGGTGTATCAACTGCTGTATTTTCTGCAATGATGGCAATGGAAGAAAAATGTGTTTCTTCCGTAGAAGGAATTATTGAAGATGACGTTGATAAGAGCATTCAGAACCTTACACTCATTGGATCTAAAGGCATGAATGAAACTGATAGATATATACTTGATATCATGACTCATAAATGCTAA